The Antedon mediterranea chromosome 7, ecAntMedi1.1, whole genome shotgun sequence genome has a segment encoding these proteins:
- the LOC140055140 gene encoding organic cation transporter-like protein gives MMSALRPVDDSDTLLIDESKCSQYNYTGFTLGSNISELENTRHSCENGWVFDDSQYKTTVTQEFELVCESARLISVAMSTAFFGVLISAPFLGNLSDRYGRKKLLVACYSCYILLDFAAAFSPSYWMYVTLRFLASLTYAGVFMPAYIYASEVVGPTERSLGTSIVGSFWALGYSITALYAYFIRYWRALLMSICAADVVILAAIIL, from the exons ATGATGAGTGCGTTGCGTCCTGTAGACGATTCTGATACTTTACTTATCGATGAAAGTAAATGTTCACAATATAACTACACTGGCTTTACGCTAGGGTCAAACATCAGTGAGCTTGAGAATACAAGACATTCCTGTGAAAATGGATGGGTATTTGACGATTCTCAATATAAGACAACGGTAACGCAAGAA TTTGAACTGGTGTGTGAATCAGCAAGACTGATTTCTGTTGCCATGTCAACTGCATTTTTTGGTGTCTTGATATCGGCACCTTTTCTTGGAAATCTCAGTGACAG ATAtggaagaaaaaaattattagttGCGTGTTATTCGTGCTACATTCTTCTTGATTTTGCGGCAGCTTTCTCGCCATCTTATTGGATGTACGTAACACTGCGTTTTCTAGCCTCGTTGACTTACGCAGGAGTGTTTATGCCAGCCTACATATATG CGTCAGAAGTGGTTGGTCCAACCGAACGATCCCTAGGTACGTCGATCGTTGGGTCCTTCTGGGCTTTGGGCTACAGCATCACAGCACTGTATGCTTACTTTATTCGATATTGGCGAGCACTGCTAATGAGTATTTGTGCAGCGGATGTTGTTATACTTGCGGCAATTATATTGTAA